The window TCCGGGCGACCGACATGGAGGGAGTCGGCGCCACGTAATTCGGGTAGATGACCTCGAGCAGCCGTTCGGTGAACTTCGGAAACTCCGCGTCGATCTTGATCTGGGTACGGGCCGCCATAAAGCAGAACGACTCGATCAGCCGTTCGACATAGGGGTCCGCGACCTCACCCGCCTGAATTCCCAGCCGCGCCGCGATCTTGGGGTGCTGCCGCCCGAACTCGCTGGCGAGCTCGCGCATGTAGATCAGTTCCTGGTTGTAGTATTCGAGCAGTCGTGGATCCATGGCCTTGCGCCGTATCTGTTTCGGTTCAGAAGGCGCGAACGCCTCTGACGTTGAGCTGACTGGTCTCTAGGTCGAGCGAACTCTGGACCAGGAATTCCATGGGATAAGGGTCCATGCTGATCAGGCCGCGTACCTCGAACGCGAGGGCGTTGTACTGGACCTCGCCGTCTTTATCTGGTAACGGCGACACACTGAGACTGTCTGGCACAAGACGCGGCTCAAAATCCGTAACCGCGCGCTTGATGCTGGATTCGATGTCCGCCCACTGACGTGTCGCCATGAACGTTCCGGCCAGCGGTGGCACGCCGAAGTTCACCGTCGATGCCGCTGCCTGCGGGTAGCGCTCACGGTCGATCTGCTCTTCGATGTTCTGCGTGTTGAGCAGGTACGCGAGATCGCGCTGGATGATGTCCCGCATCTGTGTCCGTGTGACTGCGTATTCACCAGGCGCTTCATGTTGCCGGTGCGGTGCGTCATCACGCAGCCGGTCCAGCAGCGTCGGCATCAAAAAGGTATCCGCACGCCGCGGAGCGGCAAGCGGCTGCGTGACGTTGGTTCCGCGCTTACGCCGTTCCATCGAGGTCACCTCTACTCGCCGTTGCAATCACGGCAACACGGCCTGCCAGGGTGGCATTTGCATCATGAGCAAACGCG is drawn from Trinickia violacea and contains these coding sequences:
- the tssE gene encoding type VI secretion system baseplate subunit TssE, whose translation is MERRKRGTNVTQPLAAPRRADTFLMPTLLDRLRDDAPHRQHEAPGEYAVTRTQMRDIIQRDLAYLLNTQNIEEQIDRERYPQAAASTVNFGVPPLAGTFMATRQWADIESSIKRAVTDFEPRLVPDSLSVSPLPDKDGEVQYNALAFEVRGLISMDPYPMEFLVQSSLDLETSQLNVRGVRAF